From Candidatus Saganbacteria bacterium, a single genomic window includes:
- a CDS encoding ATP-binding protein: protein MPTEIEINAENTAGCFQADNQYQMIQAEKMDIIGKLAGNVAHEVKNPLEIVMLGIEYLQKVMKNDGPKNLGILNKMKDAVLRVDSSVRNLLDFSRITNVDFMDCNIENIIEASLDLVSKQLSLNNIVLVKEFKCKHPVVRADENRLKQVFITLFLNSINVMSGGGTLSVRIRNSKFGDIKHETIEKAARLFDPEKTAVVCEVEDTGKGIPQDKLGRVFDPFFSNKHLDEGLSLGTAKCIVDGHGGLIGLETEEGKGTKLTIVLPAHLGSKNTV, encoded by the coding sequence ATGCCCACAGAAATTGAAATAAATGCGGAAAATACCGCAGGTTGTTTTCAGGCTGACAACCAATACCAGATGATCCAGGCCGAAAAGATGGACATTATCGGCAAGCTGGCAGGTAATGTCGCGCATGAGGTTAAAAATCCCCTTGAGATCGTGATGCTGGGCATCGAGTATCTGCAGAAAGTGATGAAAAATGACGGGCCTAAAAATCTGGGCATATTAAATAAAATGAAGGACGCTGTGCTCAGGGTGGATTCTTCCGTGCGCAACCTTCTTGATTTCTCAAGGATAACAAATGTGGATTTTATGGACTGCAATATCGAAAACATCATTGAAGCCTCCCTCGATCTGGTCAGCAAGCAGTTGTCTTTGAATAACATAGTTTTGGTCAAAGAATTCAAATGCAAGCATCCGGTCGTAAGGGCGGATGAGAACCGTCTGAAGCAGGTCTTTATCACGCTTTTTTTGAATTCGATCAATGTCATGTCTGGGGGCGGTACTTTGTCGGTAAGGATCAGGAATAGTAAGTTCGGCGATATCAAACATGAGACCATTGAAAAAGCGGCGCGGCTTTTTGACCCCGAAAAGACCGCCGTTGTCTGCGAAGTGGAAGATACCGGCAAAGGGATACCGCAGGATAAATTAGGCAGGGTGTTCGATCCTTTCTTCTCGAATAAACACCTTGATGAAGGTTTAAGCCTGGGGACCGCAAAATGCATCGTTGACGGCCACGGCGGCTTGATCGGCCTGGAAACCGAAGAGGGCAAGGGAACGAAACTGACGATCGTCCTTCCCGCACATCTAGGTTCAAAAAATACAGTCTGA
- a CDS encoding sigma-54 dependent transcriptional regulator: MNKPKILIIDDDKNLRASMKMALKDSYDVSEAESGETGLQKIVRESVDLVLLDLRLPGTNGLKVLQEIKKIDETMNVIMITADNTVKKAVDAMKHGAYDYITKPFDLEELSLLVAKALEKISIQKENLILRQSIGPLKDRMIGNSRKIKELFSLIDDIAGSSATVLIQGETGVGKELVARQIHKRSGRSAKLFITVNCSAIPDNLIESELFGHEKGSFTGAFERHLGKFEMADGGTIFLDEVATLAPNMQAKLLRVLQEKTIERVGSERPIDIDARIISATNIDLKKVVAEGKFREDLFYRLNVIPVIVPPLRERKDDIGLLAAHFIKKYAVMLNKNIIGMTEEAARLLNDYSWPGNVRELGNLIERLVVLGKEKYISAKSLPSEITKDEKSPTIREIRRLSLKEATKEFEKDFIRQIIVKAGGSKSKAAKMLGIHRNTLLQLEKKLN, encoded by the coding sequence GTGAACAAGCCTAAAATACTGATAATCGACGACGATAAGAACCTGAGGGCTTCCATGAAGATGGCATTGAAGGATTCTTATGATGTGTCCGAAGCCGAAAGCGGCGAGACAGGGCTTCAAAAGATCGTCAGGGAAAGTGTCGATCTTGTGCTTCTCGACCTGCGTCTGCCCGGCACGAACGGGCTCAAGGTCCTGCAGGAGATCAAGAAGATCGACGAGACGATGAACGTAATAATGATAACCGCGGACAACACCGTCAAAAAGGCCGTTGATGCGATGAAACACGGCGCGTATGATTACATCACAAAACCGTTCGATCTTGAAGAACTGTCCCTGCTGGTCGCAAAAGCTCTTGAAAAAATATCCATACAAAAAGAGAACCTCATCCTCAGGCAGTCTATCGGTCCCTTGAAAGACCGGATGATCGGCAACAGCCGGAAGATAAAGGAACTTTTTTCGCTGATCGACGATATCGCCGGCAGCTCCGCGACAGTACTGATCCAGGGTGAGACCGGAGTGGGCAAAGAGCTCGTCGCGCGCCAGATCCACAAAAGATCCGGCCGCTCCGCCAAATTGTTCATCACGGTCAACTGCTCCGCTATTCCGGATAACCTCATAGAATCCGAACTTTTCGGCCACGAAAAAGGCTCGTTCACGGGAGCTTTCGAACGCCACCTGGGAAAATTTGAGATGGCCGACGGCGGGACGATATTCCTTGACGAGGTAGCGACCCTCGCTCCCAACATGCAGGCCAAACTGCTCCGGGTACTTCAGGAAAAGACGATCGAGCGCGTCGGTTCCGAAAGGCCTATAGATATTGACGCGAGGATAATCTCGGCCACCAATATTGACCTGAAAAAAGTCGTCGCAGAGGGCAAGTTCAGGGAGGACCTTTTTTACAGGCTGAACGTGATCCCTGTCATTGTCCCTCCCCTGCGCGAAAGAAAAGATGACATAGGCCTTCTGGCGGCGCATTTCATAAAGAAATACGCCGTAATGCTTAACAAGAACATAATCGGCATGACTGAAGAAGCCGCTCGTCTGCTGAATGATTATTCATGGCCGGGCAACGTAAGGGAACTCGGGAACCTTATCGAAAGGCTCGTCGTCCTGGGAAAGGAAAAATACATATCCGCAAAGTCCCTTCCCAGCGAGATAACAAAGGATGAAAAGTCGCCTACTATCAGGGAGATACGGCGTCTCAGCCTTAAAGAGGCCACAAAAGAGTTCGAAAAGGACTTTATCAGGCAGATAATCGTCAAAGCCGGCGGCAGCAAATCCAAAGCCGCAAAAATGCTGGGGATCCACAGGAACACTCTTCTGCAGCTTGAAAAAAAACTTAATTAG
- a CDS encoding response regulator produces MKAIKLLFVDDEVALVQMIKINLEAIKKYKVKTESNSQNALSAAKRFKPDFIFLDIMMPVLDGYGVLKLLKEDRETRSIPVIMLSAVTTDDAKIRSAGLFDEYYLEKPVSTETIEAVIEKIMSRKSGSANKP; encoded by the coding sequence ATGAAAGCAATAAAGTTATTGTTTGTCGATGACGAGGTGGCGCTAGTCCAGATGATAAAGATTAATCTCGAGGCAATCAAGAAATATAAAGTAAAAACGGAATCCAACAGCCAGAATGCCCTGTCGGCGGCAAAAAGGTTCAAACCTGATTTTATTTTTCTGGATATAATGATGCCTGTTCTTGACGGCTACGGGGTGCTTAAACTTTTAAAAGAGGACCGCGAGACCCGGTCGATCCCCGTTATCATGCTTTCAGCCGTCACTACCGACGATGCCAAGATCAGATCTGCAGGCCTTTTTGACGAATATTATCTTGAGAAACCGGTCTCCACAGAGACGATAGAAGCCGTGATCGAAAAGATAATGAGCAGAAAATCGGGATCGGCAAATAAGCCCTGA
- the rpoN gene encoding RNA polymerase factor sigma-54: MTAGQNMFLDISLNINLMLNPRMLQMLNVLNLPYAELVEKIKTEAEENPLIEIERRDAMIEYLRYHSSTPLKETPSGLPEEGSEAGFEHYIQKGVELVPHLMSQAGLLDISEKEKEIVTELIKHLDINGYIRDWESVSPAVMSALGAAEKEIEEALGLLQGLEPDGIGARDLKECLLIQISEYDFEDETLVKLLKKAVSSHLDEIASRDLAAISKSLDITEEGALQICDFIKNNLTPYPGAAFSSSATPAIPSFSVKKEGPEIKLVNLETRYGPVIKLSPQYLKMLKDPGTDAATVSFIKEKIDKANELIEQLAKRGETLEKIAVEITEKQKDYLFGKSAHPAPLLQKSISAKFGIHPSTVSRAVSEKYIETPKGVISLKSLCPKEILGTTTNSLREKVLQLISAEDNKAPLSDSDIQRLLSARGFDIKRRTVTDYRKKLSIGTVAERKKGKP, encoded by the coding sequence ATGACCGCCGGTCAAAACATGTTCTTGGATATTTCACTGAATATAAATCTGATGCTGAACCCCCGCATGCTGCAGATGCTGAACGTTCTGAACCTTCCGTATGCCGAGCTCGTAGAAAAGATCAAAACGGAAGCCGAAGAAAATCCGCTTATCGAAATCGAACGCAGGGACGCGATGATAGAATACCTGAGATACCACAGCAGCACGCCCCTGAAAGAGACCCCTTCCGGCCTTCCGGAAGAAGGAAGCGAGGCCGGTTTTGAGCATTACATACAAAAGGGCGTCGAACTTGTGCCCCATCTCATGTCGCAGGCCGGACTGCTCGATATTTCCGAAAAGGAAAAAGAGATCGTGACCGAACTTATAAAGCATCTCGACATCAACGGCTATATCAGGGACTGGGAAAGCGTTTCACCGGCCGTTATGAGCGCTCTCGGCGCCGCGGAAAAAGAGATCGAAGAAGCGCTCGGCCTTTTGCAAGGCCTTGAGCCTGACGGCATCGGCGCGAGAGACCTGAAAGAATGCCTTCTGATCCAGATCAGCGAATATGATTTTGAAGACGAGACCCTGGTAAAGCTGCTTAAGAAAGCCGTTTCCTCCCATCTGGACGAGATCGCTTCCAGAGACCTGGCCGCTATCTCAAAGTCGCTTGACATAACCGAAGAAGGGGCGCTCCAGATATGCGATTTCATAAAGAACAACCTGACCCCTTATCCTGGAGCCGCGTTCTCTTCATCCGCGACCCCGGCCATTCCGTCATTTTCCGTAAAAAAAGAAGGGCCGGAAATAAAACTGGTGAACCTTGAGACCAGATACGGGCCTGTCATCAAGCTGAGCCCTCAGTACCTGAAGATGCTTAAGGACCCCGGGACCGACGCGGCGACCGTCTCGTTCATCAAGGAAAAGATAGACAAGGCCAACGAGCTCATCGAGCAGCTTGCAAAGCGCGGCGAAACGCTTGAAAAGATCGCTGTAGAGATCACCGAAAAACAAAAGGATTATCTTTTCGGAAAGTCCGCTCACCCGGCCCCTCTGCTTCAAAAAAGCATCTCGGCAAAGTTCGGCATCCATCCCTCGACCGTCAGCAGGGCCGTTTCCGAAAAATATATCGAGACGCCGAAAGGCGTGATCAGCCTTAAGTCCCTTTGCCCGAAAGAGATACTGGGGACGACCACCAATTCTCTCAGGGAAAAGGTACTTCAATTGATCTCAGCAGAGGACAATAAGGCCCCGTTGTCGGACTCCGACATACAAAGGCTGCTTTCAGCCCGGGGCTTTGACATAAAAAGAAGGACCGTGACCGATTACAGGAAAAAACTTTCCATCGGCACGGTCGCAGAGCGTAAGAAAGGCAAGCCGTGA